The following are encoded together in the Streptomyces rapamycinicus NRRL 5491 genome:
- a CDS encoding TetR/AcrR family transcriptional regulator translates to MSRSSATRSKVRAPVTTERPTRRRGTELTQAIYEATLRELADTSFEELSFESVASAAGTGKSVLYRRWNTTAELVLAALKDCEVGLAKPVVPDTGTLRGDLIVILSTLAQVLDEPRGRALWPLLIQRARHPELFHQIMDQVSRPHRIALFECIRGFADQGEVSPARATERIAAAGPRLIIAECLETGSVAYDDVVSIVDEVLLPLLTS, encoded by the coding sequence ATGAGCCGCTCCTCAGCCACCCGTTCGAAGGTCCGCGCCCCTGTTACCACGGAACGGCCCACGCGTCGGCGTGGCACGGAACTGACGCAGGCGATCTATGAGGCGACACTGCGGGAACTTGCGGACACGAGTTTCGAGGAGTTGAGCTTCGAGTCGGTGGCGTCGGCCGCAGGCACCGGTAAATCCGTGCTCTACCGTCGCTGGAACACCACCGCCGAACTCGTCCTGGCGGCGCTCAAGGACTGTGAGGTGGGTCTGGCCAAGCCCGTGGTGCCGGACACCGGCACGCTTCGCGGAGATCTGATCGTGATCCTCTCAACCCTCGCCCAGGTTCTGGACGAGCCGCGTGGACGTGCCCTGTGGCCGCTGCTCATCCAGCGTGCCCGCCATCCCGAACTCTTCCACCAGATCATGGACCAGGTCAGCCGTCCCCACCGGATCGCCCTCTTCGAGTGCATCCGCGGGTTCGCTGACCAGGGCGAAGTCAGCCCGGCCAGGGCGACGGAACGCATCGCAGCCGCAGGCCCGCGCCTGATCATCGCCGAGTGTCTCGAGACGGGGAGCGTGGCCTATGACGACGTGGTGTCCATCGTGGACGAGGTGCTGCTGCCTCTGCTGACGTCGTGA
- a CDS encoding TetR/AcrR family transcriptional regulator C-terminal domain-containing protein → MDRGGFCRQGRGLIADVFAVCTEALVLDGRLRRSDARQAARKFMGLVPRFLVWPRAWPPKGPVSHSVVTGRAVIRGGCGAGAG, encoded by the coding sequence GTGGACCGCGGAGGATTCTGCCGCCAGGGCAGAGGGCTGATCGCGGATGTGTTCGCGGTCTGCACCGAAGCTCTGGTCCTCGACGGCCGTCTACGACGCTCAGATGCCCGCCAGGCGGCTCGCAAGTTCATGGGGCTCGTCCCAAGGTTCCTCGTCTGGCCGAGGGCATGGCCTCCGAAGGGCCCTGTCTCACATTCGGTGGTGACGGGGCGTGCTGTTATCCGAGGAGGATGCGGTGCCGGAGCAGGGTGA
- a CDS encoding alcohol dehydrogenase catalytic domain-containing protein: MHIVEEPVLKPNAGEVRVRIEAFAVNPLDQMVRSGTSPVPIPLPHARLGIEGTGVVDALGPQVTGLKIGDPVILTAIPDASVRDSYADYTTVPASRVIVRPASLGVTEAAAIWVAFSTAFGALVEKARMRPGDHVLITAASGSVGRAAV, translated from the coding sequence ATGCACATCGTCGAAGAGCCAGTCCTCAAGCCCAATGCCGGCGAGGTAAGGGTCAGGATCGAAGCCTTCGCCGTCAACCCGCTCGATCAGATGGTGCGTTCCGGTACCTCGCCCGTACCTATCCCTCTGCCACATGCTCGCCTCGGTATCGAAGGAACCGGCGTCGTCGACGCACTCGGTCCGCAGGTCACCGGGCTGAAAATAGGCGACCCGGTCATCCTCACGGCCATCCCGGACGCCAGCGTCAGGGACAGCTACGCCGATTACACCACGGTCCCCGCCAGCAGGGTCATCGTCCGGCCTGCCTCACTCGGGGTCACGGAGGCGGCGGCGATCTGGGTAGCCTTCTCCACCGCCTTCGGCGCGCTCGTCGAGAAAGCGCGGATGCGGCCCGGCGACCACGTCCTCATCACAGCCGCGTCCGGCAGCGTCGGACGGGCCGCGGTATAG
- a CDS encoding amidohydrolase family protein, translating to MKIITLEEHFADPALTAASSATINRLAPNFAAAYAAGTGFAGSLQSESMLLDLGEKRIANMDRNGITTQVLSCLWAQQAPAGVAPELVRAANDTAAQAVNAFPGRFAAFAALPTAAPEAAASELERCVGELGFVGTLINGRTEDEFLDTPRFDPVLATANRLGVPIYLHPAMPPRAVTEVSYEGLPPLVTSRLQTAAWGWHVETAEHFIHMVLSGVFDKYQDLQVILGHWGEMIPFYLDRIEELLPQGITKLDRPFADYFKHNVHITPSGMWNQAQLRFCAETLGVERIVLAVDYPFVGNEGAAAFLEEADLSIEDKNRIAHGTAERLLGL from the coding sequence ATGAAGATCATCACGCTTGAAGAGCACTTCGCAGACCCTGCGCTCACCGCGGCGAGCAGTGCGACCATCAACCGACTCGCCCCGAACTTCGCTGCGGCCTACGCAGCCGGAACCGGGTTCGCGGGCTCGCTGCAGAGTGAGTCCATGCTGCTGGACCTCGGCGAGAAGCGGATCGCGAACATGGACCGGAACGGCATCACCACCCAGGTCCTGTCCTGCCTCTGGGCGCAGCAGGCCCCCGCCGGCGTGGCGCCGGAACTCGTCCGTGCCGCGAACGACACCGCCGCACAAGCGGTCAACGCGTTTCCCGGGCGCTTCGCCGCGTTCGCCGCTCTGCCGACTGCCGCTCCTGAGGCCGCCGCGAGTGAGCTGGAGCGTTGCGTCGGCGAACTGGGCTTCGTCGGCACGCTGATCAACGGGCGCACAGAGGACGAGTTCCTGGACACTCCGCGATTCGACCCCGTCCTGGCTACGGCCAACCGCCTTGGTGTGCCCATCTACCTGCACCCCGCGATGCCGCCGCGCGCGGTCACCGAGGTCAGCTACGAGGGCCTCCCCCCGCTTGTGACCAGCAGACTCCAGACCGCAGCGTGGGGGTGGCACGTGGAGACTGCAGAGCACTTCATCCACATGGTGCTCTCCGGTGTCTTCGACAAGTACCAGGACCTCCAGGTCATTCTCGGTCACTGGGGAGAGATGATCCCGTTCTATCTCGACAGGATCGAGGAGTTGCTGCCTCAGGGGATCACGAAACTCGACCGACCGTTCGCGGACTACTTCAAGCACAATGTCCACATCACGCCCAGTGGCATGTGGAACCAGGCGCAGCTCCGGTTTTGTGCGGAGACGCTTGGCGTCGAGCGCATCGTCCTCGCGGTCGACTATCCGTTCGTGGGAAACGAAGGCGCCGCAGCGTTCCTCGAGGAGGCGGACCTGAGTATCGAGGACAAGAACCGCATAGCCCACGGTACCGCCGAACGGCTCCTGGGCCTGTGA
- a CDS encoding alpha/beta fold hydrolase: MVTSPALRDVHVPHAYPEQQVDLGEITMNYAEAGDPDRPAVLLIPEQTGSWWSYEEAMGLLAEHFHVYAVDLRGQGRSSWTPKRYSLDNFGNDLVRFIALVVKRPVVVAGNSSGGVLAAWLSAYSMPGQLRGVLCEDPPFFASELVPAHGHSVRQGAGPVFELFRTYLGDQWSVSDWEGFCRAAGASASPMARSFVADGIPQHLKEYDPEWARAFHEGTVGLNCPHERMLGRVNTPVLLTHHMRGTDPETGNLLGALSDEQAAQARLLMESAGVRVDYESVPDASHMMHQSDPARYAEIFTRWAAALAP; this comes from the coding sequence ATGGTAACCAGCCCCGCGCTGCGCGACGTCCACGTCCCGCACGCCTACCCCGAACAGCAGGTCGATCTCGGCGAGATCACCATGAACTACGCCGAGGCCGGTGACCCGGACCGGCCCGCCGTGCTGCTGATCCCCGAGCAGACGGGATCCTGGTGGTCGTACGAGGAGGCGATGGGCCTCCTCGCGGAGCACTTCCACGTCTACGCCGTCGACCTGCGGGGCCAGGGGCGCAGCAGTTGGACCCCGAAGCGGTACAGCCTCGACAACTTCGGTAACGACCTGGTCCGGTTCATCGCCCTGGTGGTGAAGCGGCCCGTCGTCGTCGCGGGCAATTCCTCCGGCGGCGTCCTCGCGGCGTGGCTGTCGGCGTACTCCATGCCCGGTCAGCTCCGCGGCGTCCTGTGCGAGGACCCGCCGTTCTTCGCGTCCGAACTCGTCCCCGCACATGGTCACTCGGTCCGGCAGGGGGCGGGTCCGGTGTTCGAACTGTTCCGCACGTATCTCGGCGACCAGTGGAGCGTGAGTGACTGGGAGGGGTTCTGCCGCGCGGCCGGCGCCTCGGCGTCGCCGATGGCGCGGTCCTTCGTGGCCGACGGGATTCCGCAGCACCTGAAGGAGTACGACCCGGAATGGGCCCGGGCCTTCCACGAGGGCACCGTCGGGCTGAACTGCCCGCACGAGCGCATGCTGGGCCGGGTCAACACGCCGGTGCTCCTCACGCACCACATGCGCGGCACCGACCCGGAGACCGGGAACCTGCTCGGGGCACTCTCCGACGAGCAGGCCGCGCAGGCCCGGCTGTTGATGGAGTCGGCGGGGGTGAGGGTTGACTACGAGTCGGTGCCGGACGCGTCGCACATGATGCACCAGTCCGACCCGGCGCGGTACGCCGAGATCTTCACGCGGTGGGCGGCCGCACTGGCCCCATGA
- a CDS encoding IclR family transcriptional regulator, whose product MSGTPVQVPRSGRPLRGEPVLERAFRVLGAFTEAGEGLALHTLAARAGLPKSTTSRIAAQLTDVGALERLDNGDFVVGLQLLEIASLAPRGHGLRAAALPFMQDLHRVTGQHILLAVRDGDEAVLVERLSARGAAAVKYRVGGRLPLIGTGIGIALLAHAPGRIRKEALAGADDAACVRRLLATVRTDGVCAVTVPNPLRSGPTAMSTVAAPILNRRGDALGALSLVAPDEGGPRTAAVTALRRASLAISRAARP is encoded by the coding sequence ATGAGTGGAACACCGGTACAAGTCCCGCGCTCGGGCAGGCCGTTGCGCGGCGAGCCGGTCCTGGAGCGAGCCTTCCGGGTTCTGGGTGCCTTCACCGAGGCCGGCGAGGGCCTGGCACTCCACACACTCGCGGCCCGGGCGGGCCTTCCGAAGAGCACCACGTCCCGGATCGCGGCCCAGCTGACGGACGTGGGAGCCCTCGAACGCCTCGACAACGGCGACTTCGTCGTCGGCCTGCAACTGCTCGAGATCGCCTCGCTGGCACCCCGCGGTCACGGACTGCGCGCCGCCGCTCTGCCGTTCATGCAGGACCTGCACCGGGTCACCGGCCAGCACATCCTCCTCGCCGTGCGCGACGGCGACGAGGCCGTTCTGGTCGAGCGGCTGTCCGCACGGGGCGCGGCGGCGGTCAAGTACCGGGTCGGCGGACGCCTCCCCCTCATCGGGACCGGCATCGGCATCGCCCTGCTGGCGCACGCCCCCGGGCGCATACGGAAGGAAGCGCTGGCCGGCGCGGACGACGCGGCCTGCGTCCGCCGGCTCCTGGCCACCGTACGCACGGACGGCGTCTGCGCCGTGACGGTGCCCAACCCACTGCGCTCCGGGCCCACCGCAATGTCGACCGTCGCCGCCCCGATCCTGAACCGCCGCGGCGACGCACTGGGCGCGTTGTCGTTGGTCGCACCCGATGAGGGCGGGCCCCGTACCGCGGCCGTGACGGCGCTGCGCAGGGCGAGTCTGGCGATCTCCCGGGCCGCGAGGCCGTGA
- a CDS encoding IS5 family transposase (programmed frameshift) produces MGKRQSRPWIVSDELWSLIEPLLPEPGPKLVEGRPRVPDRQALCGILFVLHTGIQWEYLPQELGFGSGMTCWRRLAAWNEASAWVKLHVVLLEKLRSKNQLDWSRAVIDSSHVRAARRGPKSGPSPVDRARPGSKHHLIVDAQGFPLAVSLTGGNRNDVAQLLPLLDKIPAVVGRVGRPRRRPDALLADRGYDHDKYRRLLWQRGIRPVIAERGQPHGSGLGIFRYVVERTISWLHGFRRLRIRWERRDDIHEAFLGLATCLITHRHVRRLC; encoded by the exons ATGGGGAAGCGCCAGTCGCGGCCGTGGATCGTGTCGGATGAACTGTGGTCGCTCATCGAGCCGTTGCTGCCCGAGCCGGGTCCGAAGCTGGTGGAGGGCAGACCTCGGGTGCCGGACCGGCAGGCGCTGTGCGGGATCCTGTTCGTGCTGCATACCGGTATCCAGTGGGAGTACCTGCCGCAGGAGTTGGGCTTCGGCTCGGGCATGACCTGCTGGCGGCGGCTGGCCGCGTGGAACGAGGCAAGCGCCTGGGTCAAGCTGCACGTGGTGCTGCTGGAGAAGCTGCGATCGAAGAACCAGCTGGACTGGTCCCGGGCGGTGATCGATTCCTCGCACGTGCGGGCTGCCCGAAGGGGCC CCAAAAGCGGACCCAGCCCGGTCGACCGCGCACGGCCGGGCAGCAAGCACCACCTCATCGTCGACGCCCAGGGCTTCCCGCTCGCGGTGTCGTTGACCGGCGGCAACCGCAACGACGTCGCCCAACTCCTGCCCCTGCTCGACAAGATCCCTGCGGTTGTGGGCCGGGTCGGCAGGCCGCGCCGGCGGCCGGACGCGCTGCTGGCCGACCGAGGCTACGACCATGACAAGTACCGGCGCCTGCTCTGGCAGCGCGGGATCCGCCCCGTGATCGCCGAGCGCGGCCAGCCACACGGCTCCGGCCTGGGCATCTTCCGCTACGTCGTCGAGCGCACGATCTCCTGGCTCCACGGCTTCCGTCGGCTTCGGATCCGATGGGAGCGGCGCGATGACATCCACGAGGCCTTCCTCGGCCTCGCCACCTGCCTGATCACCCACCGACACGTCAGACGCCTTTGTTAG